From Haemorhous mexicanus isolate bHaeMex1 chromosome 1, bHaeMex1.pri, whole genome shotgun sequence, one genomic window encodes:
- the LOC132336299 gene encoding feather keratin B-4-like has product MACNSLCRPCGPTPLANSCNEPCALQCQDSRVVIQPSPVLVTLPGPIMSSFPQNTAVGSTSSAAVGTELSVQGQPISGGFGGFGYGLGYSREFGNGLGGLGCYGRRGYGSIC; this is encoded by the coding sequence ATGGCCTGCAACAGCCTCTGCCGTCCCTGCGGACCCACCCCGCTGGCCAACAGCTGCAacgagccctgtgccctgcaatgcCAGGATTCCCGAGTTGTTATCCAGCCTTCTCCCGTTCTggtcaccctgccaggacccatcatgagctccttcccccagaacacCGCCGTCGGATCCacctcctcagctgctgtgggcactgagctcagtgtgcagggacagcccatctCTGGTGGCTTTGGTGGCTTTGGCTATGGTCTTGGCTATAGCCGTGAATTTGGCAATGGGCTGGGAGGCCTGGGCTGCTATGGCAGAAGGGGCTATGGCTCCATCTGCTAA
- the LOC132336418 gene encoding feather keratin 1-like, producing MPQGHGTRLSRPSSTSIKAEPRASLPHTLLLKRFPPAPADYQATPMACNSLCRPCGPTPLANSCNEPCALQCQDSRVVIQPSPVLVTLPGPIMSSFPQNTAVGSTSSAAVGTELSVQGQPISGGFGGFGSGLGYGRGFGIGLGGLDCYGRRGYGSIC from the exons ATGCCCCAAGGCCATGGGACAAGACTGTCCCGCCCCTCCAGTACCAGCATAAAAGCCGAGCCCAGAGCCTCTCTCCCTCACACACTTCTCCTGAAGCgttttcctcctgctcctgctgactACCAGG CTACACCCATGGCCTGCAACAGCCTCTGCCGTCCCTGCGGACCCACCCCACTGGCCAACAGCTGCAacgagccctgtgccctgcaatgcCAGGATTCCCGTGTTGTTATCCAgccttcccctgtgctggtcaccctgccaggacccatcatgagctccttcccccagaacacCGCCGTCGGATCCACCTCCTCGGCTGCCGTGGGCACTGAGCTCagtgtgcagggacagcccatctCTGGTGGCTTTGGTGGTTTTGGCTCTGGCCTTGGCTATGGCCGTGGATTTGGAATTGGGCTGGGAGGCCTGGACTGCTATGGCAGAAGGGGCTATGGCTCCATCTGCTAA
- the LOC132336359 gene encoding feather keratin 1-like gives MACNSLCRPCGPTPLANSCNEPCALQCQDSRVVIQPSPVLVTLPGPIMTSFPQNTAVGSTSSAAVGTELSVQGQPISGGFGGFGSGLGYGRGFAYGLGGLGCYGRRGYGYIC, from the coding sequence ATGGCCTGCAACAGCCTCTGCCGTCCCTGCGGACCCACCCCGCTGGCCAACAGCTGCAacgagccctgtgccctgcaatgcCAGGATTCCCGAGTTGTTATCCAGCCTTCTCCCGTTCTggtcaccctgccaggacccatcatgacctccttcccccagaacacCGCCGTCGGATCCACCTCCTCGGCTGCCGTGGGCACTGAGCTCagtgtgcagggacagcccatctCTGGTGGCTTTGGTGGCTTTGGCTCCGGTCTTGGCTATGGCCGTGGATTTGCCTATGGGCTGGGAGGCCTGGGCTGCTATGGCAGAAGGGGCTATGGCTACATCTGCTAA